Proteins encoded together in one Telopea speciosissima isolate NSW1024214 ecotype Mountain lineage chromosome 6, Tspe_v1, whole genome shotgun sequence window:
- the LOC122663592 gene encoding cold-responsive protein kinase 1-like isoform X2 — MQLQRRIGLFLISKLCMFVILWLDPILCDPQTNLLIKGCSQYNATELPVFYANLNATLTELRNQLAGPNKTFFSTSQQGQSSNPVYGMAQCRNYLSTTDCLVCFDSAVALIRTCSAANGARVIFDGCFLRYESSSFFDQTTEPGNTAICGNKTATSTNGFQTTVNTLLNDLVTATPKINGYFAAVKSAVAASGGAAVYGVAQCAQTVSESGCADCLSVAYKNIEICVQESDSRAVDAGCFMRYSQTAFFADNQITNIAQYLNTGDILGATELRGPVNFSYRDLKIATKNFSEENKLGQGGFGDVYKGVLRNGTIVAVKKLIIGKSSRAKTDFESEVRLISNVHHRNVVRLLGCCSKGPELLLVYEYMANSSLDKILFGEKHGTLDWKQRFDIIVGLARGLAYLHEEFHVCIIHRDIKSSNILLDDYFQPRIADFGLARLLPGDQSHLNTRFAGTLGYTSPEYAILGQLSEKVDTYSYGVVVLEIISGRKSNDLKLEPVTQYLLEWAWKLYEEDELMNMVDKSLSSNAYDVNEIKKIIGIALLCTQSSVAERPTMSEVVVMLLSKGQLELTPTRPIFIDATNKIRGDTSSSTGLPPINVTDSITQVSGR; from the exons ATGCAATTACAGAGAAGAATTGGACTGTTTCTAATTAGTAAACTATGTATGTTTGTGATTCTCTGGTTGGATCCAATCCTCTGTGATCCTCAAACCAATCTGCTCATTAAAGGTTGCAGTCAATACAATGCGACGGAGCTGCCTGTGTTCTACGCCAACCTAAACGCCACGTTAACGGAACTCCGGAACCAGCTTGCCGGTCCGAACAAAACGTTTTTCTCTACGTCTCAGCAGGGCCAGTCATCGAACCCAGTCTATGGAATGGCTCAGTGCAGAAACTACCTCTCCACCACCGATTGCCTTGTTTGCTTCGATTCTGCCGTTGCTCTAATCAGAACCTGTTCGGCGGCTAACGGCGCTCGCGTTATCTTTGACGGCTGCTTCTTGAGGTA TGAGAGCAGCAGCTTCTTCGACCAGACTACTGAACCAGGCAATACGGCAATCTGCGGGAACAAAACCGCAACTAGCACGAACGGTTTTCAGACTACCGTCAATACGCTGTTGAATGATCTCGTAACTGCGACTCCCAAAATTAATGGTTATTTTGCGGCAGTGAAGAGCGCGGTAGCTGCTTCCGGTGGTGCTGCAGTGTACGGTGTGGCTCAGTGTGCGCAGACTGTGAGTGAAAGTGGGTGTGCGGATTGCTTATCTGTAGCGTATAAGAACATCGAGATCTGTGTTCAAGAATCCGATTCGAGGGCTGTAGATGCGGGGTGTTTTATGAGGTATTCTCAGACGGCGTTCTTTGCGGACAACCAGATAACGAATATAGCGCAATACCTGAACACCG GAGATATACTAGGAGCTACAGAGCTTCGGGGACCAGTGAATTTCTCTTATAGAGATCTTAAAATTGCAACCAAGAATTTCTCTGAAGAGAATAAACTTGGACAAGGAGGATTTGGAGATGTCTACAAG GGGGTTCTGAGAAATGGAACAATAGTTGCAGTCAAGAAACTTATAATAGGTAAATCCAGTAGAGCAAAGACGGATTTTGAAAGTGAAGTGAGGCTTATAAGCAATGTACATCATCGCAATGTTGTCCGCCTTCTTGGGTGTTGCAGCAAAGGCCCGGAACTGCTGCTTGTTTATGAATACATGGCAAATAGCAGCCTCGACAAGATTTTGTTTG GTGAGAAGCATGGGACTCTCGACTGGAAACAGCGGTTTGACATAATTGTTGGCTTGGCAAGAGGGCTTGCCTATCTACATGAGGAGTTCCATGTGTGTATTATACACCGAGACATAAAATCTAGTAATATACTGCTGGATGATTATTTCCAGCCCCGAATTGCGGATTTTGGGCTGGCAAGACTTCTACCAGGGGATCAGAGTCATCTAAACACCAGATTTGCTGGGACCTT GGGTTACACATCACCTGAGTATGCAATTCTTGGGCAGCTGTCTGAGAAGGTGGACACCTACAGTTATGGTGTGGTTGTTCTTGAAATCATAAGTGGTCGAAAGAGCAACGACTTAAAGCTTGAGCCTGTAACACAATACCTCCTTGAATGG GCATGGAAACTGTACGAGGAAGACGAATTGATGAATATGGTGGATAAAAGTTTAAGCTCTAATGCATATGATgtgaatgaaataaagaaaattatagGCATAGCTCTCCTGTGCACCCAGTCTTCAGTAGCAGAAAGACCCACAATGTCTGAAGTAGTTGTGATGCTGTTAAGCAAGGGGCAACTAGAGCTCACGCCAACCAGACCTATATTCATTGATGCAACTAATAAGATTCGTGGAGATACATCTTCATCTACTGGGTTACCCCCAATCAATGTCACTGATTCAATCACCCAAGTCTCGGGACGTTGA
- the LOC122663592 gene encoding putative receptor-like protein kinase At4g00960 isoform X1, with translation MQLQRRIGLFLISKLCMFVILWLDPILCDPQTNLLIKGCSQYNATELPVFYANLNATLTELRNQLAGPNKTFFSTSQQGQSSNPVYGMAQCRNYLSTTDCLVCFDSAVALIRTCSAANGARVIFDGCFLRYESSSFFDQTTEPGNTAICGNKTATSTNGFQTTVNTLLNDLVTATPKINGYFAAVKSAVAASGGAAVYGVAQCAQTVSESGCADCLSVAYKNIEICVQESDSRAVDAGCFMRYSQTAFFADNQITNIAQYLNTGSSSKNNAIIGGVVGGVAFLLLLSLLITFLLKSKKPKKAREGDILGATELRGPVNFSYRDLKIATKNFSEENKLGQGGFGDVYKGVLRNGTIVAVKKLIIGKSSRAKTDFESEVRLISNVHHRNVVRLLGCCSKGPELLLVYEYMANSSLDKILFGEKHGTLDWKQRFDIIVGLARGLAYLHEEFHVCIIHRDIKSSNILLDDYFQPRIADFGLARLLPGDQSHLNTRFAGTLGYTSPEYAILGQLSEKVDTYSYGVVVLEIISGRKSNDLKLEPVTQYLLEWAWKLYEEDELMNMVDKSLSSNAYDVNEIKKIIGIALLCTQSSVAERPTMSEVVVMLLSKGQLELTPTRPIFIDATNKIRGDTSSSTGLPPINVTDSITQVSGR, from the exons ATGCAATTACAGAGAAGAATTGGACTGTTTCTAATTAGTAAACTATGTATGTTTGTGATTCTCTGGTTGGATCCAATCCTCTGTGATCCTCAAACCAATCTGCTCATTAAAGGTTGCAGTCAATACAATGCGACGGAGCTGCCTGTGTTCTACGCCAACCTAAACGCCACGTTAACGGAACTCCGGAACCAGCTTGCCGGTCCGAACAAAACGTTTTTCTCTACGTCTCAGCAGGGCCAGTCATCGAACCCAGTCTATGGAATGGCTCAGTGCAGAAACTACCTCTCCACCACCGATTGCCTTGTTTGCTTCGATTCTGCCGTTGCTCTAATCAGAACCTGTTCGGCGGCTAACGGCGCTCGCGTTATCTTTGACGGCTGCTTCTTGAGGTA TGAGAGCAGCAGCTTCTTCGACCAGACTACTGAACCAGGCAATACGGCAATCTGCGGGAACAAAACCGCAACTAGCACGAACGGTTTTCAGACTACCGTCAATACGCTGTTGAATGATCTCGTAACTGCGACTCCCAAAATTAATGGTTATTTTGCGGCAGTGAAGAGCGCGGTAGCTGCTTCCGGTGGTGCTGCAGTGTACGGTGTGGCTCAGTGTGCGCAGACTGTGAGTGAAAGTGGGTGTGCGGATTGCTTATCTGTAGCGTATAAGAACATCGAGATCTGTGTTCAAGAATCCGATTCGAGGGCTGTAGATGCGGGGTGTTTTATGAGGTATTCTCAGACGGCGTTCTTTGCGGACAACCAGATAACGAATATAGCGCAATACCTGAACACCG GAAGTTCAAGTAAGAACAACGCCATTATTGGGGGTGTTGTTGGAGGAGTTGCCTTTCTTTTGCTTCTCAGTCTACTCATCACATTCTTACTAAAATCCAAGAAACCCAAGAAAGCTCGGGAAG GAGATATACTAGGAGCTACAGAGCTTCGGGGACCAGTGAATTTCTCTTATAGAGATCTTAAAATTGCAACCAAGAATTTCTCTGAAGAGAATAAACTTGGACAAGGAGGATTTGGAGATGTCTACAAG GGGGTTCTGAGAAATGGAACAATAGTTGCAGTCAAGAAACTTATAATAGGTAAATCCAGTAGAGCAAAGACGGATTTTGAAAGTGAAGTGAGGCTTATAAGCAATGTACATCATCGCAATGTTGTCCGCCTTCTTGGGTGTTGCAGCAAAGGCCCGGAACTGCTGCTTGTTTATGAATACATGGCAAATAGCAGCCTCGACAAGATTTTGTTTG GTGAGAAGCATGGGACTCTCGACTGGAAACAGCGGTTTGACATAATTGTTGGCTTGGCAAGAGGGCTTGCCTATCTACATGAGGAGTTCCATGTGTGTATTATACACCGAGACATAAAATCTAGTAATATACTGCTGGATGATTATTTCCAGCCCCGAATTGCGGATTTTGGGCTGGCAAGACTTCTACCAGGGGATCAGAGTCATCTAAACACCAGATTTGCTGGGACCTT GGGTTACACATCACCTGAGTATGCAATTCTTGGGCAGCTGTCTGAGAAGGTGGACACCTACAGTTATGGTGTGGTTGTTCTTGAAATCATAAGTGGTCGAAAGAGCAACGACTTAAAGCTTGAGCCTGTAACACAATACCTCCTTGAATGG GCATGGAAACTGTACGAGGAAGACGAATTGATGAATATGGTGGATAAAAGTTTAAGCTCTAATGCATATGATgtgaatgaaataaagaaaattatagGCATAGCTCTCCTGTGCACCCAGTCTTCAGTAGCAGAAAGACCCACAATGTCTGAAGTAGTTGTGATGCTGTTAAGCAAGGGGCAACTAGAGCTCACGCCAACCAGACCTATATTCATTGATGCAACTAATAAGATTCGTGGAGATACATCTTCATCTACTGGGTTACCCCCAATCAATGTCACTGATTCAATCACCCAAGTCTCGGGACGTTGA